Part of the Pseudorasbora parva isolate DD20220531a chromosome 13, ASM2467924v1, whole genome shotgun sequence genome is shown below.
gttactagccactcatcATTTTCACTGCCATCGATACTATGAGGAAAAACTGCCATATCGATATTTTTAAGATTATCTCATAATCTCACGTTTATTAGACTGCTGACGCACGgatccattatactgttacacatgcgtTTTATTTCTCAACTGTTAAACAGCACTTACTGTGTTTACGTGAACAGCAACAAAATTCATCTGGAGCAAATGAagcgagtgagtgagaggaggagggtgtgtgtgtcactcgctctcagagagagagagagagagagagagagagagagagagagagagagagagagagagagagagagagacagacgcTGGTATCGTGTGTCTTTTCTGAGGAAAATTAGTATTGGAAGTGTTTTAGATATTTGAGTATCcatatgtatttaaaaaatctatatttttgacaacactacataTGCATTTTTCAATTGAAGTCTGTCAAAAAAGTGTCGTTATATAGGCCTGTAAAATTCACCGCACCAAAATGTGGCTAGTAGGAGTGACTGAGTTACACAATGGCACTGCTGAATGCATTGTGTGTCATTAATCTTGATTACAGTCAGCATAGACTCGCCCATTTGCATTCTTCAGAGAGTTATCTATATGCTGAGTGTTTTGagttataacatttatatatggtctttttcttttctgttaGTGGTGAAGCAGAGGATGCAGATGTATAACTCTCCATACCGCAGCCTGTATGACTGTGTACTGACGATCAGTCGCAAGGAAGGACTGGCGGCCTTCTACCGCAGCTACAGCACTCAGCTGACCATGAACATCCCCTTCCAGGCCGTTCACTTCATCACTTACGAATTCATGCAGGAACATTTTAACCCAGAGCGCCAGTACCGGCCTGAAACGCACATCGTGTCCGGAGCGGCGGCCGGAGCCGTGTCGGCTGCCATAACCACTCCGTTAGACGTGTGTAAGACGTTGCTAAACACACAGGAGAACGTGGCGCTCAGCTCCGCGCACGTCAGCGGGCATCTCTCGGGCATGGTCAACGCGCTCAGGACGGTTTACCGGCTGGGCGGCGTGCCGGCGTTCTTTAAAGGCATCCGCGCTCGGGTCATTTACCAGATGCCGTCTACGGCCATCGCCTGGTCCGTCTACGAGTTCTTCAAGTACTTTCTGACCCAACACGAGCCGCACATCCAGGAACTGGGCAGGGACGCTCACAAGGCCAGTCCCACATGAGGCTCAATCAGCGGCCCATCCGATCCAAAGAGCCAGTGTGAAGATCAGCAGATGTCGGGAGAGGCCTTTGGCTCATAGGGGAATGTAGATACTCCTTTCATATGCAGTAGACACTCCAGTCGCCAacttattattaatttattggaAGAGTTTAATGTTGTGACGGGACTGTATGGACGCTGCACACTACAGAACGTTTCTTGTTAAACATGACGGAAAGGTAAAGATGTGTAGTTTTGTTTGTATTCTCACCCATAGATTTATGATGGGgatctatatttatatatgcatcGATTAAGACATAAACcacatttctattttatttgCTCTTCTGGACTTTCCCATTTTTCAGGGGCTCAGGAGAGTTAGCTTTTTATtagaattatttttaataattgaaGGCATTGCTGAGTGATTTCTGTTGCGCAATAATCAGACCAATATCTACGGTTGTTCTGATTATTCCCTAATCACCTATGAAAGCTGCCTGGGTTTCAAACTATTTGGAATGGGACACACTGCTTTTTAAAACCTTGATGTGTTTTATCAAGAACAAATGATATATGGCATCTTCCCTGATTAATACATGTATTAGTCCGGGAAGACGACAGATTTAACTCGACTCAAATAATTAGAGGATGAAGCTACAGTAGATGATAATTCAGAGGTGTTGGCAATTGAACAATATCATTTTAATTAGACAGTTAAATGTCATAATGTACCCTGAAAAAGTCAGTTTTCATGCATTTAGCTTGTCCTAATATGATTTATACTCTCTACATTGTTTTTAAGATATTGAAATTTGATTTCCAAAGAATGAATTGGATACTAATTGAATCAAATCTCACTAAGCACTTCTTGAAACATGCTGTATGGATTCCTCTGCTTAAATGCATTCTAAAGGACTTTTACTTTAGCAATTTGTTAGACACAATTGCCATCGATATATTTATATaggatatatatttacatataattaCAGGACACGATCTATGCAGTGGGTTTTGCGTCTTTAGAAGTTTTATTGCTCTGAAGCCGCAGTGGAAATCGCAAACCCAAATTGGAATCATTATTCCTTAATGAATTACATAGGAGGTTTCATCGCCGTTTTTCCTCCCCCTGGCAATCTCTTTCAGTCTGGGACCAGTTTATTctgtttcttttgtgttcagcctCCGTGAATCTCCAGATTCAGTCGGCCATTCAGAATAGAGCTCGCCTTGTTTGCCAGAAATAGACCTTACTCAGAGTAGATGGCGTGTTTAACTTCTAATGAACAAAAGCAAGGCTGATATTAAGACACTGAAGGTGTGGGTTCTGCCATGAAATGTAAAGGGGAAGTTCATCCGAAAAATGtcctcatttactcaccttcacgTCGTtacaaacccataagacttccGTTCACCTTTCGAAACTCAGATTAAgatatttgtattaatattctTCTTGTCCATCCATTGAAAGTCCAACCACCATTTTAAGGCTTCAAAACGTCATACAGACATCCTCgaagtaatccatatgaatcacCAGGTTTTAtcaaagtcttctgaagagatgcAAATGCTTTATATGTTGAACACATTTAATTTAGGCCTTTTTATGATATCtaaacactgatcaacgcacatacACAGAGCACGTCAAATATGGTTAATGGACGCTGTGATTGCTTGACATGCAAGAACCAAGGAGGAACTTTTACAATGTTCTTGTTGAAGCTTGAAAATTTGGGTTTGATTTTCAATGGATGGTACAAAAAGCAAAGTTACCAGGGGTTTAGAATGTGGgtgaataaatgacagaattatatTTTGGGGGTAAACGAACCGTTTAAATGGACGTTTAAAAGgttttacacaaaaaatgtcttgAATGAGGACAAATATgtcacttttgtttttgttcctGGCAAATGACACATGGCAcatgctcttaaagggatagttcacacgaAAATGAAAACTGCCATCGTTCACCCACCCTCTGGTTGTTccgaatttctttcttctgttgaacaaaagatgatattttgaatttgaatttcgCTTACCAGACGGTTGACGATAGCCATTGatagtccacacacacacacacacacacacacacacacacacacacacacacacacacacacacacacacacacacacacacacacactgtggaagtcaatggctaccgttacagacattctttaaaatatcttcttttgtgttcaacacaACTAAAACTCATACAGGAGTAAATGATgaccattattatttttgtgtggactatccctttaagacaggggtgtccaaactcggtcctggagggccactctcctgcagagtttagctccaactttcCTCAACACACCTGCCTAGAAGTTTCTAGTATCCCTAaaaagaccttgattagctggtgtaagagtgtttaattggggttggagctaaactttacaggacattggccctccaggatcaggattggacacccctgctttAAGGTCTGTGAGGGATTTGCACTGGAATCACGCACAATAATCACGCAAGTGGAGGAATAGATTTGTAAATAGTGTATAGTATTTGTTAGAGTGTTTCGTTTTGACAACTTTGAATTTTAGCTCTTGATTGAGATGATGCCCATATGCAGGACGTCCTGTTATTGGAGGCACAGGTGAAACGCACACCAAAAGCATCCTGCAGCCTTAGCTCTCACAGCGCCGGTGGTTTATTTGCCCCTTCAGTGTTCTCTGTAACCTGTGCAGTGGacgggactgtgtgtgtgtgtgtgtgtgtgtgtgtgtgtgtgtgtgtgtgtgtgtgtgtgtgtgtgtgtgtgtgtgtgtgtgtgagggttcCTGGTCTTGCCGTGAGCTGACTGGTTCAGCTGGCCGTGTTCTGTGTGGCCTGTGCCTTTCCTGTGTCCTCTCTCACTTCCTGTTCTCTTGGACTTTTGTCCTCAGAAGGGTTGGACATTCCTTAATGTTGGTCTGATGAGATTTATGTTTGTTTGCCTTTGATTAAATGCTTATTGGTTTAGTGCTTTATTTGCTTGTGTGTTTCCAGACCACTTTTTCAACTAGCATCTAGGAACCAAAGAAATCGACTCGTTCACTCACTACGTTACCGCTACAATATAGCTTTATATGCAACTAACTGAGGCGTTTCATTAGTCAGTCTTTTAATGTGTCAAATTGGGGAACAATGATGTCAGCGTTTGAGGTGTTGagatgtgtgtatatataggcTAGTGGTGTGTTTTAGGGATTACTTTTTTTAGGATGCATAGGCAGTTCATTGTGACTGAGTTGGATGTGGTGATGTTAGTCATGATGGGGATGTTTGGCCTTTTTATTTGATTGACCAAGGATGAATTTCCGTTACCCTTTGGCTCCATGTACGGTGGAAACCCCATGGGTTTGTTTCCTCTGGGACCAGCATTTTTGAATGCGTTGTATCTGTAATTGCTCTGCAAAACGAGCTGTTTTAAAATACACATTGTATTTGACTCAGTATTTCATTTTTGTCATGTTTAAGGTTTTGCATTTGGGTCGAATATTAACAACATTCCGTTCGTTCTGTGTGTTGTTGATGCCTGTCTTACTGACGATCATCATTACGTAGGCCTATACCATGCATTGAGAAAACGGATGTATCGCTGTCTAATCCTAAATATTTGCCACATTAATTACAGTAAAGAAGTGCTGCAGTATTGCTCCTCTCAATATGCACCATGAACACATTCAGAAGTTGGCCGCTTTGAACGCACATTGTAGAAGTGGGAGGATTTTGATAAAGATAGTGCCATCTAGTGTacgcaagtttttttttgttttttgttcttgaaaCAATGAAGAAATGTAAACTCAAAAACTGGTGGAAATGCTGCTACAGTTTTGAACACTGgagctgaaataaaatgctaaattatCAAATGACTTTGTGTCTTATTCAGTAAAACGAAGTTTCTACCACTGTGTGACTGTATTGGTATGAAAACATTCTGCAGAGCTCACTGTATGGCctgttaataaataaacaagaataggctaatttaattcagaaacacacacaaaaatgtaatgttaaaaatatatatatatatatatatattttttttttttacattttagtaaACATTTCTTTGGCTGAAGTTCAAtttctatatttaaaaaatatacatttaaacaattaaCTTGGGGGGCCTTATGATATGATTTTATAGTAGGCTAGGTGCCGTCATATTTTGGGTAATTTAAGCGTAGGCTAGGCTAGGCTATAGGGAACTTATTTTGGAATGTAAAATATGAAACTGTAGTAGCtatgtttcagtttattttgaaactaaatatgtataatatacactttttgttcaaaattaaaacaatttaaatagTCAGCATACCACCACTCCTTTGATTCACAATGGTAAGCCACTTATCTTAGATCTGACGGTAtggttttgggggaaaattgGGTATACACATCACTCTTGTCGTCATATCCATAAAAAGAGAAAAGTTTGGTGTGTAAGTGGCATCGGTTATTTCTTATTTGTCACAACGCGAGAAAGCTTGAGGTAAATCTCAGGAGAATCAACCGTTTTAAACAAACTCCGAGTCTGCTGGCAGAATGATAATGCGACAGAACTTGTAGCCTAATAAAACCAGAACTTGAAATGTTGTAAAAGCGGAGATGATGGTGTTTTTATTACTCAACAGGTGAGTAAGGTGTTTTATTGAAGATACATTTTTATAGCTCTCAAACAGAGTTGTTAGCATTATCTAAATGTGTGTGAAGTGAAGGGGGCATCCATCCGCACAGTAGGCAGATCCGAAGcacatccaaaacaatgctcTTCCGCGAAGAAGAAAGccatgcagttttgttttttaactgctaaagttacacagtgtacctttaataaaaataaatgcaaataaatataaatgaacaATTATTGCAAACCAATCATCAGCAATTAGGCTACTAGCCTATAAAGTTCCTCAAACAAAAAGTATAAAcctacattataaaataaagtaGGCTATGTGACAATCTGACATTTATGAAAAATGATATTCTGAGAACTCAGTTAAAGCGCAGTTATTCTGTTGACTCTTGTCTgaatgtttgtttgtgtggattTATTGCGTTCACGTCATCCCGAACCTGTTGTAGGCtattacttttttgttgttgtttttttggagACATTAATCCTACGAAAATTATTCTAGTTTAAATTTCCAAACGAAAATtcttatttaaaatggcttGATTAGAAATAAATGTTCGAAAACATCCAATTTGCTGCTATAGAAAGCACACGTTTGTGTAATAGTGTGTAATTTCTCTATGATGTCAAAAGAGGGCGCTGTTGTCCAGAGTATAACTGGATGTTCACCAAGTCTTATATTGGAATTTGTCTTGTTGTATCTGTTATGTTAGAACAAGTAGAAGGAACTGGTTTTTGTGAGAATCAATGGGAGTGAAATTGGATTTAtcaaacataaattaataaacattaataaaaccTCAGTCATGTCACACATTAGGTATATAATGATTCATGGGTCAATTCaaatcattcaaaataaaatataaatattgttcTGGCATCTTCAGGCTGCAATATTATAACtgcatgataaataaataaatattgaaattaagCACATGGATTTGGGTCTGAAAAGTCCCTTCTTTTATAACTTTTCCATCAGGAAATATCTCATGCCTTGTCTCATGCGAAGTTAAATCATTACTCAAACCAttattacaattacaattattacaaatattttgaattcagtttcatttttttaatttaaaaaatgttggtttgtaatttttctttgttttagcAAACGCTTTACAATAAGAgattagttaacattaatgaatacattaactaacaatgagcaacacattttattaaatgtaatttttttacatgAATTACAATTTAATGAAATATGTCTACTATATAGTCATTAATTAAggtgtcatttttatttgtatttttattttagtacttcatatttaaatatttttggcaGCTATTGAACTtttgtaaatattattttatttaactaacttatttaatgttaataatcaTGCTATTACTCTATTAAATGTGTTGGATTgtgccaaaaaaacaaacaaaataaacgtTTCAATGAGAAACAAAAACACGTAATGCaagtaaaatcaaataaaaacataaatgcgaCTTTATGTCTCATAATCTAACttgaaaaaatgtgttttactcTGAGGTGGAAACAGGCCTCCATAAAATGAGGTTAGACAGCTTAAAACTTTGGCATAAGGTCATGCATCTTCCCCACCAAAGGTCTTCTAAGGTCTAAAACTCGCACTTGGCCAATGAATAAACGGCCATTTGTTAGTCCCATAATCAAATCAGCCAGAGAGACCCTGATGGAATAATCCTCTCAGGTATCCTCTGGATGACTCTCGAGTCGGGAAACAACATCAAACTGTGACACAACATGTCTGAGGACACGTACACACTCCCCACACACGGCTCTGTCCCTGTTTAtccttttttgttttctcttgTCTGAGATGGGGGTTTATCCCGGAGGTATAAAAAGATAGTCCTCCATCATCCTGTgctgaaatgtcctcataaccGTCCCCAATCTCTCCATCTGCACTCATCACAGATAACGCTGCGGTCAAGGGTCCAGGTCTTAAGTGTGTActacatgcacacacaaaacTAAGACGTGCAGGAGACACACATTTCCCTCTCGTCTTCTGTACTGTTACATCCTTTCCTGAGCTTTACTACACCGACGATATGGGAGGAAATCTAAAGTTAAGATCTGACTACCATGATACTTAGAGGAATCATTATGGTTACTAAACTGAGATAGGACAGTTGGGATGCTTGTGTAAGGGTTTTTCAGTGGCAGAATAACTTTGAGCATTGTCTTATCAGTTTGGGCAAATTTGTCACGGCATATTGGTCCGCTGACAATGGCTGTCTTTGTGGAGGAGTCGAACACCGCCGCTGCAGCGGAGGAGGAGAGTCTGTTTGTTTTGCCAAGCCTCAATGGAGGTCATAATGGTCTTCCGACCACACTCTGCGCTCAATCttgagccaatcagagcaccAAATTATACAGAGAGACTTGAGGGTTCCTGCAGACAAAATTAACTTTAGTCGCTCACATTCGATTTATTTTTGAAACAAAGCTTTAGAAAGGAAGTTAAATACGGGCGGTCAAAGATCACACACCTATCTGGCATaccattatgaccaccttcctaatattgtgtcggtcccccttttgctgccctGCTCATCCCTGACCCATCgtggcatggactccactagacccctgaaggtgtgctgtggtatctggcaccaagattttagcagcagatcctttaagtcctgtaagttacaAGGTGGgtcctccatggatcagacttgtttgtttagCAAATCCTACAGATgctcgactggattgagatctggggaatttggaggccaagtcaacacctcaaacttgttgttgtgctcctcaaatcattcttgaaccatttgtgctttgtggcaggagcgttatcctgctggaagagccacagacaccagggaataccgtttccatgaaaggctgaacatggtctgcaacaatgcttaggtaggtggtacgtgtcaaagcaGCATCCACATGgttggaggacccaaggtttcccagcagaacattgcccaaagcatcacactgtctccgccggcttgccttcttcccatagtgcatcctggtgccatgtgttccccaggtaagtgacacacacacacccggccatccacgtgatggaaaagaaaacatgattcatcagaccaggtcaccttcttccattgctccgtggtccagttctgatgtgtattctgacacctttctatcagaaccagcatttaCTTCTTGAGCATTTTGAGCTCCagcagctcgtctgtttgatcggaccacacgatcccacccactaaccggtgccgtgatgaagaaatAATCAGCTGAATTAGAATCTGTATACTGTAACGTTGcagttattattttatacatgtagaattacattttatttaaagcaacttacaaatgaTGAGTATGAAAGCAGCAATAAGTGCAGTCGCAATTTCTTGTTAgtctttattttaatgtgttttagtTAAACACTTCATTTTGGTGGTACAAATTAGAAATCCTTCTAAGCAGTCTATAAGTAACTTTTCAGCATGCCAACTATCTCTCATTAAAGTATTAGTGGAGTAGTAGACTGGTATGGttagggttagtagaataagttgtaatgtagttgcaaagttacttttaGTCAGCAGAATGTctaaagttatatttttatatacagtattttttcatattttacatCTAAAATGAAtttatcacaatattttttttaaataatcagtATATAAGTGTATAAGTGGTAACATTTAAAACTTTTGGAATAAATACAAGCCATGgatttctaaaatattttttaaactttaaatagctaaaaaaacaaacaaaaaaacaatgtgtCTAAACGCTTCAGGGTAAGCTGTGCCAGTAGCTCTGCTGATTATGAACTTTGACTGAAAATTAATTTAAACCTTTTCCTATGAACACGTGAATTAAGCAGGGGAGAAAAAGACCTTAGAATGGGAGTAAGTGCtaagaaacaaaataattttcatttgaaaaaatcAAACCATTCACATATTCACCAATTATTAAacatatattgaatatatatattggaCACAACTAGGTGCAATTTAAAGTATGCATTATTTCTATGGCCCTGTGTTACAGATACTTTCTTGTAAATTTGCATTTGACACCACACCAGACATCCTTATAAATAATATTGTGATCCTTTCTCTTATTCactaactagttgcttattagaaTGCATATttctaggatattggctgtttattagtatttataaagcatatattaaTGCATATTCTTTTTGaacatattctacatcccttaatctcCCCAAACACATTCACTACCTTACTTATATTAATGAGCAGTAATTAAAGTTTAAGGCAAAAGCTATAATAGTcaatagttagttaatagtgagaatttgaccctaaactaaagGCTGACTGAAACTTTAAGTTAAAAGTGCCAGAGCTTACCCCACGCTATTTAAAACAGAAAGAATTTGCATTGCATTCTCATATTTTTTTGACTCGTATCCACTTCTGACTACTGTCTAATAAATCACTGATCCGACTCTGTATTTTGAAGAGCCAGTTTGACGACGTGTTTGAGGATGACGCTCCTACAGTCAGTTTACAAGACAATGAGTGATCTCATGTCACTTCAGCTTCTGTTAGTATTGTGTGCTTGTTGGGCAATATCAGTGTCTAAGTGTGCTCAccaataaagcatttattattaCGTACAAACATACAGAGAAAAGGGTGGAGTGAAATACATTCAGGGTGTTGAATGAGTGCTCATTATAGTTTCAAAAGCACTCTGAACAACAAGTGTCAGAAGAGTTTGATGGGTTATGACAGATTGTCTGATCTGATGACATCAGTCATCCACATGCAAAATACAATTTTTCTatagaaaatagtttttgtttggCAACAGCTGTGCTGAAAGGCCTACATCTGAATGCCACTACAATGCATAGCTCATACAGTATTGCTTAAATGTTTTGTAATGGCTCCTTTGTAACACGAGAGTGATCCTCATTGgatctcgctgaagctcaaatgtgctgcgtatgAACTTCATTCATTCTTGCAGTTCAAGCGAACATACTTGAGCTTCCGTTTAGCCCAACTGatgtgagttgatgaatgttttatatgtgaataaaagcctaaattcaatctgttcatcaaagTGATTGTCTCtttagaaaatttggactaaaccgctcaaatcatatggattagttttacaatctctgaATTGTATGACGAATGTTTTGAAGTGgaagttgcgtagctgtcaaaaggatcttattttgtgttctgaagatgaacgaaggtcttacgggtttggaatgacatgagggtgaggaattaatgacagaaatttcatttttgtgtgaactaaccctgtaACAATTAaggtaaaatatccaaaaaaatgacccacacgcatcaaaagaatgagaagaaataagggcgatgatgtcattaaaaaaatgtcaagttatagtgctgcagagatatcaaccatagacagtaaaagaaatggacagagcgatcccattgacttctacggcgttaagtgatgtcagtaaaggggcactcacttcctgatggctgagcgaactgcgcaggctcagactgagcttgaggacgtagatgtgacgtgagcctcctgtctgacagctgtaggtcttctagtagttgtggaaagtgaaatctgaatcccgttgtttaaatattttctcccgttgcttttggctcactacgggcttctccccattcttcccccttgactttatcagactttatgtctccacgtccccccgactgcctcatagacagtaaaagattgtttctgagcgtctcctcctgtctatacggtaatttctcaactgtgcgacagagtcgcgttggttatgacgcaatcgttagcctatttttacaaaaacagcttctgcggggcgatagtgtaagatacaaggtaatggagccttttatacattgtcgtgtttctttagaaataaacaatggacaaatggagtctttaaacgcctctgatgtaaagttattcactgtcaaagtgactcaaaaatgaatgggagtcaatgggatgctaacagcaggtgatggcttggttagcaatggccgcccctaggggtggaacgctttccgagcgctagattactctcttgatatcaaccttaattagcagtagcattactagccccggcccgacaggtatcgtaataccagtctcggccatgggaggcggtatgcgggcaacataaacaccagccaacctggagtacttgaacctgatgtcaatcgtgtggaaagtacagcccactacactgtaaaaaaaatattgttgttttttgttggtttaacttaaaagagtaagtaacctggttgccttaaaattttgagtttattgaaataaaaaaattgagttgatacaatgaaggaaatttgtttaataaatagaaactcaaaatatttttttatctgaaccacataaaaaatttgataaatcatgaaaataggaCTATTTGGCAtgcttcactgcgtcatcaggtataaaacacacacaattacccaatatgcttacacaatcttttaataatcttttaataaaggttgtcgaatctcaaaaaaaatttcattgtattaactcaaaattttaatttcaatgaactcaaaattttaaggcaaccaggtaactttttttctaaataattttttacagtgtacttaatTTCAGTTCAGAGAAGAGAgtggacggatggccgaagcccttggcccctttaatgtttctgatatgataaaaatagacgtttttacctgaccggaaaaaacggaagtgcgggcgcctggcgactgtgtcacgtcccgtcataataaaagtcccggtacttgcgagccgtttagaataggcgccctccagtggacgaaaagctgcatagttcacctttaaaagcacttctttttcacaaggaa
Proteins encoded:
- the slc25a37 gene encoding mitoferrin-1, with product MDLRTDTVLASLEMSEVKSDGGTSEGDDYESLPAHASLGTHMTAGAVAGVLEHTVMYPVDSVKTRMQSLQPDPKAQYRSVYGALKRIIQTEGVLRPLRGLNITVLGAGPAHALYFACYERIKRSLSDVIQNGGNSHIANGVAGSVATVLHDAIMNPAEVVKQRMQMYNSPYRSLYDCVLTISRKEGLAAFYRSYSTQLTMNIPFQAVHFITYEFMQEHFNPERQYRPETHIVSGAAAGAVSAAITTPLDVCKTLLNTQENVALSSAHVSGHLSGMVNALRTVYRLGGVPAFFKGIRARVIYQMPSTAIAWSVYEFFKYFLTQHEPHIQELGRDAHKASPT